ACCTGCCATACGCCGGAACAGATGGCGCATGCCATCCGGACGCTCCAGGTGCGCGGTGCCCCCGCGATCGGGGTGGCGGCGGCGTTCGGCGTCTGGCTCGGCCTGAAAAACTGGGACGGCGACGATGCGAAGCTGGTCGGTCGCCTTGACGAACTGGTCGGCATGCTGGCCGCCACGCGGCCGACGGCGGTGAACCTGTTCTGGGCGCTCGAGCGTGTCCAGGCGGTGATTCGCGCCGCCCTGGCCGCCGCCTCTCCCGGGGACCGGCGGAAAGCCGCTCTCGATGCCGCCCTGAAGGAAGCCGAAGCGGTCCTGGCCGAGGATATCGAGATGTGCCGCGCGATCGGCCGCGAGGGCGCCGCCTGCCTGAAGGACGGCGAGACCTGGCTGACGCACTGCAACGCCGGCGCGCTCGCCACTGGCGGCTATGGCACGGCCCTCGGCGTGTTCCGGGCCGCCCAGGAACAGGGGAAGAAGTTCCGGGTGTTTGTCGACGAGACCCGGCCGCTGCTGCAGGGCTCGCGTCTCACGGCGTGGGAGCTGTTGCAGGAAGGCATCGACGCGACGTTGATCTGCGACAACATGGCCGCCAGCCTCATGGCCGCAGGCCGCATTCAGGGCGTGGTGGTCGGCGCCGACCGCATCACCGCCGAGGGCTTCGTCGCCAACAAGATCGGCACGTACGGCGTCGCCGTTCTCGCAAGATATCACGGCATCCCCTTTTACGTCGCCGCGCCGGATTCGACGTTCGACCTGAAGCTCGGCCACGGTCTCGAAATCGTCATCGAGGAGCGCGATCCCGGGGAAGTGCGCGAAATCCGCGGCGTGCCCACCGCGCCGGCCGAGATGCCGGTCTGCAACCCGGCTTTTGATGTGACGCCGCCAGAACTCGTCACCGCCATCTTCACCAACCGCGGCACCCTGCGGCCTCCATACCGTGATTCTATAGCGAAAACTATTGGGGGTGAGGCGTGAACCATCTCCGGGCCTTCCAGACCGTCGGCGCGGACCTGTTCACCGCCGGCCTCAACAACTCCCATTCCGGCAACCTCAGCATGCGCGACAACCGCATGATGGCCATCACCCGCACCGGAAGCATGCTTCACCGGCTTGCCGCGACCGACATCGTCGAGACGCTGATCGACGGCGAGGATGCCGAGACGAAACGA
This region of Candidatus Ozemobacteraceae bacterium genomic DNA includes:
- the mtnA gene encoding S-methyl-5-thioribose-1-phosphate isomerase, with the translated sequence MIDTVAYNQALDAVDIVDQTRLPTEHVILTCHTPEQMAHAIRTLQVRGAPAIGVAAAFGVWLGLKNWDGDDAKLVGRLDELVGMLAATRPTAVNLFWALERVQAVIRAALAAASPGDRRKAALDAALKEAEAVLAEDIEMCRAIGREGAACLKDGETWLTHCNAGALATGGYGTALGVFRAAQEQGKKFRVFVDETRPLLQGSRLTAWELLQEGIDATLICDNMAASLMAAGRIQGVVVGADRITAEGFVANKIGTYGVAVLARYHGIPFYVAAPDSTFDLKLGHGLEIVIEERDPGEVREIRGVPTAPAEMPVCNPAFDVTPPELVTAIFTNRGTLRPPYRDSIAKTIGGEA